One window of Salminus brasiliensis chromosome 16, fSalBra1.hap2, whole genome shotgun sequence genomic DNA carries:
- the ets2 gene encoding protein C-ets-2: MCDLSMDQVTPLSSGYRSLKRQVAFELFEDPMSLFSGFYSSVEEEQAAQEVPSGLECVPQDLGLCSVPLLTPCSKAVMSQALKDSFNGFSKVQRICGISNNPQKWSKQHVLQWLHWASSEFSLTNVNFFKFDMSGEELCDLGKEGFLDLAPDFVGDILWEHLEQMMRACQESSEVKVLSCPVPVESNWMNNNSVGFGLEDTQCALQVSDSSTSLLRELFETPENPTHLISDQDFSIFPKPQLSTVNVSYISQEYPKSKATPRLSTPFSSHEKASVESVDSVDGSECVLRSWGSQSSLADTQRVPSHDSFDDEYSATPLNLGKQGLSFKDYVQERNEPLEQGKPVIPAAVLAGFTGSGPIQLWQFLLELLTDTTCQGIISWTGDGWEFKLTDPDEVARRWGRRKNKPKMNYEKLSRGLRYYYDKNIIHKTSGKRYVYRFVCDLQNLLGYTAEELHSMLGVQPDTED, from the exons ATGTGTGACCTCAGTATGGACCAGGTGACCCCCCTGTCATCAGGCTACCGGTCCTTGAAG AGGCAGGTTGCCTTTGAGCTGTTTGAGGACCCCATGTCTCTGTTCTCTGGGTTTTACTCATctgtggaggaggagcaggCGGCTCAAGAGGTTCCTTCAGGTCTGGAATGCGTTCCACAAG atcTGGGACTGTGCTCCGTGCCTCTGTTGACACCCTGCAGTAAAGCAGTCATGAGTCAGGCTTTAAAGGACAGCTTTAATGGCTTCTCCAAAGTGCAGCGCATCTGTGGCATCTCCAACA ACCCACAGAAATGGAGCAAACAGCACGTGCTGCAGTGGCTGCACTGGGCCTCCAGCGAGTTTAGCCTCACCAACGTGAACTTCTTTAAGTTCGACATGAGTGGGGAGGAGTTGTGTGACCTGGGAAAGGAGGGCTTCTTGGACCTGGCTCCAGATTTTGTTGGCGACATCCTCTGGGAGCATCTGGAGCAGATGATGAGAG CCTGTCAGGAGAGCAGTGAGGTGAAGGTGCTTTCCTGTCCTGTACCAGTTGAATCAAACTGGATGAACAACAACTCTGTTG GTTTTGGACTGGAGGACACACAATGTGCGCTGCAGGTTTCAGACAGCAGTACGAGTCTCCTGAGGGAGCTGTTTGAGACTCCAGAGAATCCAACCCATCTGATCTCAGACCAGGACTTCTCCATATTCCCTAAACCACAGCTGAGCACAGTCAatgtcagctacattagccaggAGTACCCTAAAAGTAAAGCAACTCCACGGCTCAGCACACCCT TCTCCTCCCATGAGAAGGCTTCTGTGGAGAGTGTGGACAGTGTGGATGGTTCAGAGTGTGTGCTGCGATCCTGGGGCAGTCAGTCCTCCCTCGCTGACACCCAGCGTGTCCCATCTCATGACAGTTTTGATGATGAATACAGTGCCACGCCACTAAATCTTGGCAAACAGGGCCTGTCCTTTAAAGACTACGTCCAAGAGAGAAATGAACCACTAGAACAGGGCAAACCAGTCATCCCTGCTGCTGTGCTTGCTGGATTTACTG GGAGCGGCCCCATCCAACTGTGGCAGTTTCTCCTGGAGTTATTGACCGACACAACTTGCCAGGGTATCATCAGCTGGACTGGAGATGGCTGGGAGTTCAAACTTACTGATCCTGATGAA GTAGCGCGTCGGTGGGGCCGCCGGAAGAACAAGCCCAAGATGAACTACGAGAAGCTGAGTCGTGGCCTGCGTTACTACTATGATAAGAACATcatccacaagacctctggaaAACGCTACGTCTACCGCTTTGTCTGTGACCTGCAGAACCTCCTGGGCTACACCGCAGAGGAGCTGCACAGCATGCTGGGTGTGCAGCCCGACACCGAGGACTGA